The following proteins are encoded in a genomic region of Triticum dicoccoides isolate Atlit2015 ecotype Zavitan chromosome 1B, WEW_v2.0, whole genome shotgun sequence:
- the LOC119346247 gene encoding uncharacterized protein LOC119346247, which produces MMWGIAAAVASAAAVAVASGAELLACDCAPTAPTAAVVGRCDGFLFRQRESSSSSGRGERFAPRFDGLRFIETLVTAHR; this is translated from the exons ATGATGTGGGGAATAGCAGCCGCGGTGGCGTCCGCGGCCGCCGTCGCCGTGGCCTCCGGCGCCGAGCTCCTCGCGTGCGACTGCGCCCCGACGGCGCCGACGGCCGCCGTCGTCGGCAGATGCGACGGGTTCCTCTTCCGACAGCGG GAATCCTCGTCTTCTAGCGGCCGGGGCGAGAGGTTCGCGCCGAGGTTCGACGGGCTGCGGTTCATCGAGACGCTCGTCACGGCGCACCGCTGA